The genomic DNA TCATCCGTCACACTGTCATATCTCAGTGGAATATCACTGGCTTTCTTCAGCGGGGCGGTCTTCATTGCATGGTCACCTAATGTGAAGTCTCCCGTAAGAACCTTTGACACGAAAACAAACTTGTATCCATTCGCATTTGGGGGCGAAAACCGATCATCGACAGACAGCGCAGCGTTGACAGCAAAATACACCCCCTGACCATAGACAGTGGCtgtgagaggggaaaaaaatgtgtcagaCAGTGTCAAAAAGAATAAGAACTAtgtgttttctaaaaaaaataaaaataaataaaacactaaccATTCTTTCCACAGAAGCTTCGGTTGAATCCATGAACAAATATCTCTTTCACACTCTCTTCACTTGTGCCATGGTATAGAGTGCGTTCAATTTCTGGATATGTGGCGTGCTGCACGATGCTCGCCTTCTTCAACCTGTACTGTCTGTACAGCAGCCGATTCATGAGCTTTTCaacctggagagagagacagacagacagacgtcactgttacaacaaaacacacatcgcatcctttaaaaataattaattaataattaataattattaaattattactaGTTTATATTATTTTCACAACCTTTATGATTCGGATCTTGCTGTTGGAGTGATGGAGGGTGTCATAGAAGTTCTTCACCACAGTGTTGAATTCATCAGACCCCTGATCGAGTTTGGATACTTCGGGCAGATTTGACAGCAGAGAGTATTCTTCTTCTGAAAGATGAAAATATACTCcgttttttacagtttttgctgaCAGAGGGCAGTcatagaacagaatagaatacaTTTTCTGCCATTGCAAGAGTACAATACATAAGCAAAGGTAACATCAAGTAAACTGAACCTCAAGTAATTGAACAACAAAGAGCCAATCTTGCCAATGGAgtcatttttgcctttttggCGCAAAATGCACCAGCATTTTGGGAGATTTGTGAGTAATTTTTAATATAAGACCAGGATCCAGTCCAACCGAGGGCCTTTCGGTGTGGCCCCCCACCTTGATTTtatgcggcccaccacttacTATTAAGTTATAATGAGTACTGGCCGACGACCTTCTCTACCACATAAACACAAGTGGccgaggcacagctgccagcaaGGAGCTAAAATATAGATAGAACAGGGGTATAATTCTAAATATGCTTCTTCGCCGTTGtcataaacagtaaaaaaaattttttttgaatgataaTACATCAGGTTATATGTGTCACAATTataaatgaattatatttaatgtaaaattatatatacatgagtttatttagcattttcattacatttatccaattaaaaaaaataatgtgttttttagtgTAACTTTAACTATGTATCGCTCCATGTCATAACATAcatacacttttactttgaaattctgtgaaatattatgAATGATATAAATACTGCATCATCAGGATGGCctcgcaaccctcatgtggaggataaagccgtagacTATGAATGACTGAATGTACGCTCATGTAACTATGGCTCGCTGTGACGAATGGCAGCAACCAGAAGTAATGTAAAAAAGCCAAAGATTTGGGGAATTTCAGATGTAGTTAGTGACTAAATTTAGTGTGATAATGTAGCCAGAAACACGAGATATGTCAAATCTGCTCACTCTGACTAAATTATATGCAAATCCAGTAGTTGGTTCTTATATGATCTCCACTGAAATGTTGTGAATTTTAATTTCACAGGACATGAAAAGACACACCCAAGACCACATTATGGCCTCTAACAAAGGCTAACAAGAAGCCCAGTGTCAACTGAGCGGCTCCATACAGACAAACGTCAATTGAATTTACCTGGCAAGTCCTCTTCCAAATTATCCACATCAAGCAACCTCCTAGAGATTTTCACGCATTTCCCAGAGGCTTTGTTGCGTTCTTGCATTTTTTCAAAGTCAATGATGTGGAGCTGATTGTCGAGTATGATTTTAACCTCATCTTTCTTTAACCTCCAATTGTTCTCAATGAACACGATTGCATCTGGCGAGTATGGAGTCGTGTCTGAAGTGGCTGGACCAAGTGTGACCCACTGAACAGTCTTCAGGATCTCCTGGTTggacacagacttttccatattctccagcagcagcttcacgtCACACATGCCGCCATACACAAAGTCCTTGAATCCTGAAATGGTGAGTATGGTGGCCTCGACTTGAATTTCCACTCCATGCTTCCTCTTGATCACCTCCAAACACATCTTGTGGTAGTCAGATATTTTTCTCAGGCTCCAATGCTCAACTTTCTCCTCCACCTGATTCTGGCTAACCCTCTTCCCAAAGGCTATGTCCACTCGAGTCAGATCACAGGGGTAGGGTGCAAACACATCGAGCTGGATGGTGCTGGCTGCTAAGAGGGCTTTCTGAAAAGAATCTAGGATGTTCTCCCTTTGTTTCACTTGCGGGCTCTCAGCAGTGCCACAAGAAGAGGCTTCATGTGGGATCATGGACAGCTCTAAGGCTTTTTTCAGCTGTTCCTCTTCATCCACTGGGGACCACTGGCTTGACTCCATTGAGTACTGGATGGCCAAAGAGAGCTGGGCTTCCTCTCCCAGATTGCTACAGAGGCCCGGGTATGAACCGCTGACTGTGTTCCCCTCTACTGAGGACTGGAAGGCATCAACAGCCGTCCCATCAGAGACCTGGTTATGAAGGATTGGCAGTAACACTGCTGTGGACAGGCCAACAACATCCATGACATCAAGTTGGTCTGACTTGGCCACACCGTCTTCAAGGTTTGCTTCAACTCCATTTTGATCAGTGTTCGCTGAAAGTGAGTTTACCACCTGTACAGaatcatccacacacactctctgaaaGTTCCTCTGGGCTATGATGTTCCATGCAATTGTAAAAAAGTCCTGGAATCAAAGTACAATGTTACTGTAAGCACAACATTTTGCTACTGACATGTGCCAACAACATTGCATATTAAAAGGTACATCATTGGTTACATTACCCCATATGGCAGATGTTCCCAGGGCGTGTACTTAATGTTGACATACACCTGGAACCTTCTCTCCATCTGACTCAGGATGCTCTTACACTCTTCATGATCTAAAAACCTGGTTAGTCCTGGAGCGGTGACTGTGATCGTTTTGGTGCAGACGGAGGAGATCACACTTTGCAGCACCTCCTCAGCCATTTGACAGGCAGTCACATGGCCATGGATCTATGaggcacagacacaaaaatgacgacgaatgaaacaaaaatgactgCTAAAAACTGAAGCTTGAAAACCAAACATTCAATCTCCAATCTGCTTCTTCATGTGTACACTGTATTTGATTGGAGTAGGAGCTGGGATTATTTCTCTGCATGGCGGATACACTCTTTTGGCCTAAAACTAGTTCGCATAAATTCAACGCCAGTCAAGACCTTGACCTTAAACGGGCGACAGCTTTCCCAAGTTAGTCAGTCTGACTACAAGGTCAGGAAGTGATAGTGTATCTGTTACCTGATCTATACTTTACATGCAAAACATCTCTACACACAAAGCAAACCCAAGCTGCAGCTAGTTTAAGCTGCTAAActaacaaaaggctcatctcCTTCGAGAACACCTCCGCTCCTTCTGTCTGATCGCCTACACCAACACTCGGTGTTATCAAATCAGACTCAGCACATGGCACTTTATTGTGTcctgctgtatatatataagtcaTTTTATGCTTAAACATCACATACCTTTAACCCACAAGCGTTGCCGTCTGCCTCCAGAGGGAAAATGGACACTTGGTCCATGTCAGCCAAGAGCTGATGATAGTAGGTCTGCATGTAGGTCAGCATTCCTGGATCCATAGGGATCACAGTCTCCTTCTCAATGGGCGTGTAAAGAAATTGCTTGATTGCATTCCGCCTCTCACTCTCCATCCCTTTCAGAGTCAACACATCAACATTCCTCCCTTGTTCCGACACCTTGACAGAGGAGAAGGGCAGCGCCTGCAGGAACTCGGACCACTCTCTGCAATACAACATGCTTTCACATTCTGTCTCCAGAGGTATGCTGACGTGACAGATCTGGGATTTCAAAAAGCTAAATGTCTGGCCTGCTGAGTCGTGGCTCAATGATGCTATGGAGATTTTTGTATCTGATACAGAGTACATGGAGGGTGACTTGCTTTGACTCATGGTTTGCAGCAGTCGCTCTTGCACATCTTTCCTTGCAAGGAACTGAGCGTTTTCTGGCTCCAGGGTGAAATGAGCTTCAACCATATTGCCAAGACACTCCAAGATGGTGTGTTTTATCTGCTCCAACATTTGTTGGTCAGTCCCCACGATGAGCACACCGTCATCTTTTGTTTCAACGGTGAAATCTGGATGAGCCTTTTTAATGTCCTGTGAAAGCGGGCTGAGTCGAAACAAAGTTAACTTTACTGGGTCAGCAACAGCAATATGGCTCATCGGTGTATCCACATTCTCCGTTTGCTTCTCCATAacttccactgctgcctcaaggAAAGCAAGAGGCTGTGTAGGTGCCAGAGAAGACGGGCTGTTAGCCACCATGGGGGGACTGGTCTGCATGTGAAGATCACACAGCTCCTCAGAGTTTACTTCCGTCATTTCTTGGCTTCCACTTCCAGACTGTGGTGATGCTGCTCTTTCTCTTGGTTGGAGAAAGTCAAAGTACGGCTTTACTCCTAGCTCAGCACCTTCCAGTGTGTGTTGCTGGTCCAGGATCGGGCCTAAAGCTGTGACAATAAcagtagtttttattattagagAACACTATACGCACAGCGAGATGTTTGAAGGTTCTATAGGGGAAAACTTACATTCATGGTTGACAAAGGACACCTTTGCTGTGCCCTCAGATAGCATGGTAACCTCCTTCACCTTCTGACCGCAACCTCGCTTGCTCTCAAAGTACAGAATGAGCATGTCTGGAGTGGTGCCCGGATGCAAGTTCACTAGTAAAATAGAGTCGGTTTGCTCAATCTGTTCCAGTGTTACGTTGGCCCCTTTCAGTGTCCTTTTAGAGATCTTTGCACTGAGGTTTTGGAAATCTGTAAAGTTGAagacatgcatacatatatatatatatatatatatatattaaacaaTACCATTACAATATTTcagaaaatatgacaaaagaCAGGAAATATAAGCATTTCAAAGACCTTGTGATAAGGGCTGGTTGAGGTGAATGAGAATGACATCTCCTCCTGGTGAGGGATATAGCGTGAAGTCTGTTACATTCAACCCTGTCATGTTCTCTACATAAAGCTCAATCATCTCGATGCTAGTGTTGGGCTTGATGCCGCGAAGCAAGATCCTGCACTGGTCTTTTGTGGCAggttttctcacacacagctcaaTATTATGCAGAACATGGCGCCTGGACAGCACTTGGGCAACAACTGTCAGAACAGAAGATCAGAACAGatgaaaaattaaatatgattgtgatttttttgtggcTGTGACAAAATATACGTCCTGTATGTTTTCTACTTGCCTTCGGCATCTTCAAACACCAGTATGGCGCAGTCACTCTTTTTCTCAACAGATACGAGTGGGCCTCCCCCAGAGCGACGCTTATTCTCAAAGTACAGTTGCAGGAATAATTCGTCTACTGTGTCCGGCAGCTGCAGCACCTCCACCGTTCTTTCCTCCAGGCTTTCAAGCGACATTctgaaaagtgaaacaaaaatgacGCCATGTAGCGGCACAGCGATAACAGCCCATGACTGAGTACTTTACTTAAGGCACTCAGTGTGCACTTACAGTGAGTTATAATCATGTTTTATCACAGTATAACAGTGATTATAATGTCTTAAAATGATCTTTGCTTAGTTATCAGCAAATGTGTAGAGCTGACACCTGTGTCTGGccttgtaatatatatatacacatacatatacatatatatacatacatatatatacacacatatatcagTATAAATTATCGGCCCAATCCTGATGTATTGGCATATCGGATATCGCCGAAAAGTCCAACATCCCTAATCGTGATGAAATATAATGTGCATAGTGTGTTATAATGCATTATATAAACACAAGCTTCATAGAACGATTGCATGTTGTTTAGAACACCATTGACAGAGACACAACTATACATGTAACAACTAAAGGGTGTATCATTCATAACTAGAGCTGAAACTGTcgatcgattattaatcgatcactaaattaatcgtcaacaaTTTTgatcatgattaaaacaagatctctgattatttcagcttcttaaatgtgaatattttcttcatttcttttctccacattacaaataaatcatttaaactgaatcattttggtatgtggacaaaaacaagacattttgaaaacatcatcgacattttttgacatttaatcgagaaaatgatcGACAGGTAAATTGATCATGAAATTAATAGTGTCTCTATTGATATGATATTTCTCGTTTTACTCAGGACAGGTAGCATGTGTAGCTTTTACTCTCTTCCACGAAGCATAAACAACATACTCGAACACCTAATCATAAGCAAGAGAACaagaaaaagtacaaaataataGCATGGCCTACACTACACTAcatgtgcatttaaatgtacTTACGTGCCACTTTTGCCAagactgttgtttttctttactacGCACTTGTTGCCTCAAGTTCACCTTCGCCACAATTGGAGGGATTTTTACaacttaaaaatgaaagtgtCTTCAGTTGCCATGTTTGGACAGCGACGAACGACACCGTTTTGTCGCTCAGGAACTACTTACAGCAGAAAGGCCCGAACAACTTAAAACGACGTGAATTTTACCTGCGCTACGACGAAAACATCTGTCGTTTCcgtgaaaaaaacccaaaaccctacatatatatatctatgtgtgtgtaaaaaaacaacccaaaaaactGGTTGAACTGGCGACTGAGAGACTTCCTTGTTGTGCTGCTTCGAGAACGGATGGTGACGTCATCACCTTTCAACTCGAGCCGCTGAGTCTCATGGTCTTTGTAGTTCAAAGCCTGTAGGACAGAAAATCTGCGGAAAGCACACGTTTGAACAATAAAACGGAATCAAATGGATTCAATTTGGTTTGAATTTCAATTTCTgtcagatcttttactcataaataattgacagaaactGTGAAGAgtagtgtagggcttttattttctttgacttttcggattttcattttcaatcctaactttctctgttgttgtgagaCATGTTTCTCAGAGGCACTGACCATGGAAATTGGCTCTGTAAAAACCATTTATATCAAATTTACCACACACGTTTCTGAGACCTATACTATCATTAAATCATCCACACACTTTTGGCAGGAAAGTCTTTGCTAATTTTCAAGAGGTTAcgataaatattgtatataaaataaaatgtatattgttcctcctttttcaaaataaaaaaataaatagtcaTTCAACATGCAACTGtataattatgttaaaaatgtgtgattgtTATGTAATCATGCACCATGCCGTCACACACTATTTTGATGATCTAATTGAAATAATTATTCACTGAAATGCCAtcttaaaattatattttgactaTTTTTACAATAACAATTCCTCTGAAATCATAATGGCTATGCTATATTGAgcaattttgtgtgtgtgtgtgtgtgtgtgtgtatgttgtgtgtacttttaatttttttttaaagttgccagttgttttttttttttttttttttttttgggggttatGATGTTTAACCCTTTGCCAGGCAAAGAGCTATATTTGGTAACATCCGGAGACACCCAAAACTCCGTTACCACGACATTTGACCAATCATTGGTCAGAACTCAAAACTTCAAATGCAGTTCCAGAAGGCTCcgtcttctcctgcatctacattacattacattacattacatgtgtCAGACTTTACAGGGTTAgtaaaaacatatattttatgGGTAAAGTGGACCTTTATTATGAATCTAAAAGACTGTGTTTTTCCTACTATGACACACTgtaatatctgctgtaaaacagTCCCCATAATGTGTCTTTATGGTCAAGGCTAATGGATTTCCCATtaactgtattttttgtttcatatttcctGATTTTACACCAAAATGTCTCGAGTGGAAAtgtctacatttaaaaaaaatagttgttgTGCTGAAATATTTCCCCCGATTTCAGCACAGCAACAGATTTGTATAATTTTGGATGCTAATTACTGATGTCAGTGCGTTATGTTCATCatgtttatgccacagctgAAACTACAGCAGGAGCTAATTTAACTCGCTTTATTTACTGCTCGTGAATTTCCATCTTAGACTATATAACGGTTATAAAATACATCAAGTCAAATGTCTAGCACGATATGGCTTTTCTTGGAGAAACTACTTCCCTTccatgttgttttgaaaaagcCAGTTTAATATATTACTGGATAAAACTCCTGTTCAGCATATACATAAGCAAACATGTGATTATGAGGCCTGTGAAGCCTGAGTGGAAACCGTGCGCCGGATAATGTGACGAGTTATTGGCAGGAGACACCGCATGGCATTTTATGACTCATAAAAGTCACAATCATTGTAAGAGTATGTATAAACTGTTCTGTATTCCAACCAGTGATTTAACGTGTGAGCACAGTGGCAACAGAGTGTGGTCTTAACGCTGCCATAACTCAATGCTATAGATAATGGATGCATTACAAACATGCTCTGACAGCATGAGACTGCAATGAAAGGTATATATACGGTATTTCacagttaataataaataaagtaaatgcaTCACTTATCTATGACGGTGCAATAAGCCTTCAAGTCTTCAGTGATCTGCATGGTATTACTGATATTGCTTCTGGTGATCGTCCTTGTCCTCCGCTTCTGTTTCAGTTTCTgcttaataatattaacaataataataataataataataataataataataataacaataataataataatgcaaacaaATGTCCTTCATTCTGCTGTGTCCATTAAAAGACGGATCTTATCTATTGGTAATTGGACAAAATTAGTTGTCCCATAATCCAAGAGTTCCTTGGTGAGATAATAACCACATCTTTTTGCACTATTATTGGAAGATATTCCAGAGCACCTCGCTAATCCACTGATTTGAAACTGTACTATTATGCTCCCAGCTGGATTTTAATAGTACACCAACAACTTCTATTTCATAGCTCACATAAGCCGGTGCATGGTTTATGAGTATTAGTACTCGagaatgataaataaataggaTTTGATTGAGGTGCCCTGTGTGAAAGGCTGGCAACTTATCCACCACTCACCCAAcgtctgctgggattggctccacgGAGCTCCTTCCACGACGGAAAGTCAGTGgataatggatgaatgaatgaatgaatggctaAGATATTAATGAGCATAGGTCATTGTGTACAAAGCATTTTAGGTCCTGTTACGTACTCCATTGTCCCGTTAGCGCGCTCTTAACATagatgaacattttaatgtgataCGTATAGCACATTAAATACTTTGtacatgttattacattgtTATAATTACAGAGTGTAAGAAACCGGTGCTGCTTCGTAACGgattgaaacaaaaacaaagcaaaacaaaacaaaaaccaaatgtGCAGCAGTGGCGGAGACAGACTTTTATCTTTGGGGTGGCCATGGCTATTTCAGGGGGTAACGATTAGGGTCATTAGACAACCACCATCAAATGAtctaacataaataaaacaagcattgctctcagtagaccacacataaTCAGGCTCGTCAGTCCTCCCTTCCACatgcaacatactgtacatttgcaCAAGTGCAATAAACTTATACTATCATTTCCCATTTTAtttgggatttatttatttatttatgctgtaaatatcaagtccatactgtatattctgcaAACTGTAATGTACATagataatgtacattctacattctactttaactcatttttttatagtcttagtgttaatatctttatatattgtacattttttggtaatgcatgtttattatttattatctttatctgtACTGTCTTTGCGGCTGTAATGTAtatttccccactgtgggacaaataaaggactgtCTTACTTTAACTTACTTCTTACTTCTAACTTACTTTGGAACAAAGATTTCACTCGTCCATTAAGGCtgttcattcttcttcttctcttgtaaTAAGATGGATTACAAGTCTTTGTGGTGCATGGCGCCAACTACTGTCCAGGAGGATTCAAAATGCAACTGGCTCCTTTCGACGAGGCGTGTGGTGTCGTGACATGTCAATCAACTGGCGTGATTGAAGCCTGTAAACACAACTTCAGAGGTGTCGCCTGCAAACAGACTCCTGTTGGacgtcacactggtgtccacttaaATGTGTCGTGCTTTAATTGTGTCCATTGTTGTTTGTGGAGATTATAAATGAAGTGAGGAGGATCATTTTCCCCCATAGACTCAAATAGAGTTCTGCCCTTTGATGGCTGTTCCCTATATTCTTACTTCTAGGTTGGCTTCGAGGAGGAAAAGCAGCACTtggagacatttctttcttCAGAGATACAAAACTATAGCTCACCTTTGTAATTcctaattccttaaaaacaagAACCTTGAAGAAAAACTGCTGGTGTTCATGCAATGGaagaataaacaaatgaattagCAGTGATTGCCACAAAGAAAGAGGCTTGTGATTAATGACCATGTTTACTGATTCCATCCTCtatgagaaaacaaatgaaatacacgacagagagagagcgagagagagagagagagagagagagacagacagacagagagagagagacagagagagagaagttttaATAAGATTATTTTCTCTCCAAATGAGGAATATTATTCAATTATAATTGTACATATTTCGGATGCATTTTCTCTTTACCCAGTATGCGAGCGACCAACCGTCTCTATATCACACCCTCGTCATAATTTGCGTTTCAAttgtcaaatgtattatttataatttattcagCTCCTTGTCATTCGCAGACATTTCAGCTGAGAAGAtgaaaattcttctttttttttttcttctgagtCCACAGATCACCCAAGAGCTGAATAATGCAAGGGTTTCATTATCAATCTCTCCCACATACAACAGCAACCGTGTCGCCCGCCATAGATCTTCGCTCAGACAAGGAAAAGAAATATACAGTGAAtataaatgtgacttttcattaaatgtttttttttttaaataactccTCAGTGACTCCTCAGGCACACTTCAGAGAGACGGAATCGAATAACGGGATTTTATCATTAAACAATGAATATAGGTTTAAGTCATTACACTGTCTCATAAGTGATTTATTTAGATGCATGTTCCCGTCCACTAGGTGACAGTAGTGTACCCTGTAAAACAAACTGTGAGGCATACAAGGTGACGGACAGGTTTCAAGcgatgaagaagacaaagacggAGCAAAAATGTCCTGTTATGAAACAAGGCATGTGCAGCAAATCAGAAACCTCTCACCAATCTGAAACAGCAATTACTGCGTTTCATCACAGCTGTGAAATCAAAGACGTAgacgtgtatgtgtgttgtcTACATCATGAAAACTTCGATTTGAGGCAAAAACTACACCTAAAAAGGCtctaacatacacacatcatgCACATCAATTAAATATGACATTGTTGACATTCTGTAAACCTGTCAAGTTAAGTGACAAATCCAGAAAGATAATTACATCACAGTACAACAAGATGGTAAAGGCTCTTCACACCCACGTTTAATCAAAAATGCATGTCACagtgtacatttaaaaatgtacgtCATTGGTAAAATGATAAGGCACCCCTTTGTAGGCTGAGTATGTTACAGTAGACGTCCACGACACAACGCATGTGGACAAGAACATGGCGCCCGTGTGACACCTCAaacttttacaaacatttactgCGGTAAAAAAATACAATCGATTAAGTCACGATAGCTCGGCTCTCTGTCCCCACTTCATTACACAGTCCCTGACACAGTCTACAGGCCAATGATCTGTTCCCTACAActgtgttattaataataacaaaatcatatttaaagCAGCAGGTAGTGAAATAAGATACATGTTAAATAGCTCTACATTCAGTGACATGGGTCTGTCAAGCCTCTTTTAGGCTAAAACTAGTGACAGGAAAAGCTCCTGCCAAcggtgcactttaaatccacacacTTGACCACAACTGACCCCTTACAATGGACCTGCAGTATTCCAACATCTTCAGCTCACTGGTAAATTTCCCGTGTCCTACTCTGACGATTAGGTTAGAAAAAATATGACGGAGTATttgggccacattgagaaaaaaaataataattcacagacttcaagaataaagtcgtacatttGTCAGCACATATCAAATCCAACCTCCTCACACGCATCAAATCTGAATCAAATCtgaatcaaaaaacaatattttgccaaTATTTTAGATAGCCTCCCCAAAtctcacaaatcatgtttccaggggagctcaTGTCTCATTAAGGGGGGGCTGAGACCCCCGTGGCTCCCCCGTAGTTCGCACCATGCCTCCATGTATAGCTCCAAGAGATTTGGATCAACTGGTA from Solea senegalensis isolate Sse05_10M linkage group LG20, IFAPA_SoseM_1, whole genome shotgun sequence includes the following:
- the parp10 gene encoding uncharacterized protein parp10 yields the protein MSLESLEERTVEVLQLPDTVDELFLQLYFENKRRSGGGPLVSVEKKSDCAILVFEDAEVVAQVLSRRHVLHNIELCVRKPATKDQCRILLRGIKPNTSIEMIELYVENMTGLNVTDFTLYPSPGGDVILIHLNQPLSQDFQNLSAKISKRTLKGANVTLEQIEQTDSILLVNLHPGTTPDMLILYFESKRGCGQKVKEVTMLSEGTAKVSFVNHESLGPILDQQHTLEGAELGVKPYFDFLQPRERAASPQSGSGSQEMTEVNSEELCDLHMQTSPPMVANSPSSLAPTQPLAFLEAAVEVMEKQTENVDTPMSHIAVADPVKLTLFRLSPLSQDIKKAHPDFTVETKDDGVLIVGTDQQMLEQIKHTILECLGNMVEAHFTLEPENAQFLARKDVQERLLQTMSQSKSPSMYSVSDTKISIASLSHDSAGQTFSFLKSQICHVSIPLETECESMLYCREWSEFLQALPFSSVKVSEQGRNVDVLTLKGMESERRNAIKQFLYTPIEKETVIPMDPGMLTYMQTYYHQLLADMDQVSIFPLEADGNACGLKIHGHVTACQMAEEVLQSVISSVCTKTITVTAPGLTRFLDHEECKSILSQMERRFQVYVNIKYTPWEHLPYGDFFTIAWNIIAQRNFQRVCVDDSVQVVNSLSANTDQNGVEANLEDGVAKSDQLDVMDVVGLSTAVLLPILHNQVSDGTAVDAFQSSVEGNTVSGSYPGLCSNLGEEAQLSLAIQYSMESSQWSPVDEEEQLKKALELSMIPHEASSCGTAESPQVKQRENILDSFQKALLAASTIQLDVFAPYPCDLTRVDIAFGKRVSQNQVEEKVEHWSLRKISDYHKMCLEVIKRKHGVEIQVEATILTISGFKDFVYGGMCDVKLLLENMEKSVSNQEILKTVQWVTLGPATSDTTPYSPDAIVFIENNWRLKKDEVKIILDNQLHIIDFEKMQERNKASGKCVKISRRLLDVDNLEEDLPEEEYSLLSNLPEVSKLDQGSDEFNTVVKNFYDTLHHSNSKIRIIKVEKLMNRLLYRQYRLKKASIVQHATYPEIERTLYHGTSEESVKEIFVHGFNRSFCGKNATVYGQGVYFAVNAALSVDDRFSPPNANGYKFVFVSKVLTGDFTLGDHAMKTAPLKKASDIPLRYDSVTDDITKPSMFVIFNDTQAFPEYLITCQKIFKNSET